The DNA sequence ATACCTTTTTGTCCTATATGTGGAGTCAAATGAAATAACATCTCCAAAATTCGTGTATGCGTTCAATGATCGATGATCAACCCAAACCAAACCTCTAACTCTATTTTCTTCATCCAAATCAACTCGATAGAAAAAGTTTCCAAAACTTTTTTCTTTCAATTTTCGCAGCAATGCCATCCCACTCTCCGCATCACTGGAATCGAACACCCGTCGTCGAATATCACGAATTACGTTACGAACATCTTGATTAGAAAATCCAAGTTTTTCCATACCACCCCATATTTCACCAAGAAATCTCATCGCTTTAGCGGTTTCAATGCCCGATTTATCAAATAACTCAAGCAATGCTCGGGTAACCGGATCTATATTTTTGGACCTTGGCATGAATTGTACTTTATCTGAGGTTACCATATCATGATCATGCTCTAATTTAACTAAAGTTACTTCCCATTTATCATTTTTAACTCTATGAGTGACACACATTCGAGCACTACAATTTGTTCTCGGAATTACATCTCTAATCCTTCTTTTTTCCTTTCTTTCATCATCAACATCCAATTTCGTACTAGAACCTAGTCTTTCACCCTTACGACAAATATACAAACGAGAGGAGATACCATTACCCCGTGAATGTCTCTGAGTACTCCTAATAATAATCTCAAATCCAACACTTCTAccataatctctataaaaatttTTGGCTTCATCCAAAGTGTTAAAAAACATACCAACGCAAGGCACAACACTATTCATATTTGATTTTGAAAAACCGTAAAGTTTTTTGTCAAaactgttacgaccggcattttatgtaatattatttgtgaataatattaagttaaataaaaatatattcaatgcttgtacgtttgtgtgagtgaaaatttctgcattataaatttgctttgggtagtatatgatttttcaaagcaagaatttatttaatttctttatttttgatttataaggaatattctaagctttggaaaaattttcttttaaaagacattttgtacacaaattgtgaaaatgattttataaagtctctaaaaatacaagttaatttatggtagaaattttataatttttgaacttgtattttattttataaaaataaattattataaattttagttgtcataattattaaattacatgaataaccttgcatgcaaactctcttctatttaaccaaagggcaaagaagacattctccaccccactaactcacattttgctagccaaattacctccttgaccttgcatgcaaatttgcctaactttagctagagggttactcttgtcatttcctaaatccactcacatttagcctagtcaaagacataaaaacaaaactaaagtgatgatcactccattttcactccaccctccccttttctcctccctccctctcggctcaaccctccctctcggccatcccatagccgaggccctccatccccttcatttcttcattctttcacccaaacaatcatcttatattcaagtaattttactccctatatgttattcttatatatttcaaaagtttagagtgaaaaacctatgttttgaccttgcatggtgatgtttttgttaaactcaaagtgaacctccttgattcttgtgaatctaaggctttcaccatgagttatagtatcatagggtcaagaatggctagacataagagtgttacacttatgcgaatgctgtttttaccctaatccattcggccatgacttgataggagccgaatggatggtgttttgttgccttgttaacatttttgtgtattttgtgatgataacatgaatgttgtagtaaaatcttgataaaatccttttgcatgctagttgatcatttagttgtaatccatgttaggcttgcatgttgaattatgataaaagtttatttggaaatcatgttgatttggcttgaaagatccgaaagcatgcatgcatgcaaatcacttttgatatttttggaagttttgatcatttagattcatggttgttagtgagccttaatttcagtaggaataatgtattaatattgatttatacttcttattgcatggtaa is a window from the Apium graveolens cultivar Ventura chromosome 1, ASM990537v1, whole genome shotgun sequence genome containing:
- the LOC141677965 gene encoding protein FAR1-RELATED SEQUENCE 5-like; protein product: MNSVVPCVGMFFNTLDEAKNFYRDYGRSVGFEIIIRSTQRHSRGNGISSRLYICRKGERLGSSTKLDVDDERKEKRRIRDVIPRTNCSARMCVTHRVKNDKWEVTLVKLEHDHDMVTSDKVQFMPRSKNIDPVTRALLELFDKSGIETAKAMRFLGEIWGGMEKLGFSNQDVRNVIRDIRRRVFDSSDAESGMALLRKLKEKSFGNFFYRVDLDEENRVRGLVWVDHRSLNAYTNFGDVISFDSTYRTKRYCMPFIPITGVNHHYQNILFGFALMRDETEISYKWVLKTWLEAVGNKPPLTIITDQDIALGNAIAEILPDTKHILSSWHISNKFPKKLSALYTQYPEFKGNFNDYLYKSLSPTEFVGK